A window from Oreochromis aureus strain Israel breed Guangdong linkage group 16, ZZ_aureus, whole genome shotgun sequence encodes these proteins:
- the cmss1 gene encoding protein CMSS1 — translation MGDDLGDEWWQHEYKSDASEVEEEETEQKKKPAEKTKTKPEKRKIVTEKPAKAKKKKNNEQNEQTIPPRKETRDEKSAKPPKKRKKKKTITDVLATSEPKPGCPADLQDLVTQYFKDKRSVIEQEELKVQDSFFLSSNDLTHTLSSYLKQIAPKWAKIQKQHTEKSSVVLLVVCSSALRTIELIKQLTSFKGEAKAVKLFAKHIKIEEQVKLLQKGISHIGVGTPGRISALIEREGLSLQALRYLVLDWNWRDQKLRRMVDIPEIKQDLMKLLESGVLARCKEDKVKIGLF, via the exons ATGCAtctgaggtggaggaggaggagacggaacaaaagaaaaagccagcagaaaaaacaaagacaaaaccagAGAAGAGGAAGATTGTAACAGAGAAGCCTGCTAAagccaagaagaagaaaaataatgagCAG AACGAGCAGACGATCCCTCCAAGGAAGGAGACTCGGGATGAAAAGTCCgctaaaccccccaaaaagagAAAG aaaaagaaaacgaTAACAGATGTCTTGGCCACCTCTGAGCCAAAACCAGGCTGTCCAGCTGACCTGCAGGATCTGGTTACACAGTACTTTAAAGACAAGCGGTCTGTAATTGAGCAGGAGGAGCTCAAAGTGCAGG ACTCCTTTTTCCTGTCTAGTAATGACTTGACACACACCCTCTCTTCTTATCTGAAACAGA tTGCTCCCAAGTGGGCAAAGATTCAAAAGCAGCACACAGAAAAAAGTTCTGTGGTTCTGCTTGTCGTCTGCAGCTCTGCTCTCCGAACCATCGAGCTCATCAA GCAGCTGACTAGTTTCAAGGGTGAAGCCAAAGCAGTGAAGCTTTTTGCAAAACATATCAAG ATAGAAGAGcaggtgaagctgctgcagaaagGCATCTCCCACATAGGAGTGGGGACACCAGGGAGGATCAGTGCTCTCATTGAgagag AGGGTTTGAGCTTGCAGGCATTGAGATACCTGGTTCTGGACTGGAACTGGAGGGATCAGAAGCTCAGAAGGATGGTGGACATTCCTGAG ATCAAACAGGATCTTATGAAGCTGTTGGAGAGTGGCGTCTTGGCTCGCTGTAAAGAAGACAAAGTCAAAATTGGACTATTTTAA
- the dcbld2 gene encoding discoidin, CUB and LCCL domain-containing protein 2 isoform X4 encodes MGRAVMVGRGPTGAGVLVLSILIILTTESCGGQKGDGCGPSVLGPESGTLSSLGYPRTYPNNTVCEWEISVPRDKRIHFLFALLDIEDSDCQVNYLRLYNGIGPNRSEIVKLCGLGLKVEHLINSTGNEATVQFMSGTHHTGRGFYLSYSTTEHADLITCVDKGMNFTEAAYRKYCPAGCLTSTEEISGTIPNGYRESSPLCVAAIHAGVVSNAAGGNISVVNSKGISHYEGTLANNVTSTVGTRSDSLFTFTTNGCYGTLGLASGGVADTQLSASSALDWSTRVWAPSGARLKKEGLPWAPSQSDQLQWLQVDLKKEKRITGIITTGSALSEEKCYVSAYRVLYSNDGKQWSGYKESNSVQDKIFQGNNNYGDEVRNNFIPPIVARFVRINPISWYKRIALKLELLGCQVPSERRTSDLRPRMSPPRHTPGAAGTKHPPHLGQTTPTPNIRNTTMPPHTDVTLAAVLVPVLVMVLTLILIVVCACHWKNRKKTSEGTYDLPHLDGTADWWKSMKQLLPSKMVETEDSVRYSSSEVSRLTGRGVVPGLHAEPAEYAQPLVSGVTTLGARSTFKPDDGPSPGYSDPDLYDAPISSGLCHAYAEPLPSSGSEYATPIVVDMGLKQPSTLCNFMGARPGSLNPWTDSGQSGSMAYDRPKTSTELATPTEDLTYQVPQKSTQKPTGQG; translated from the exons ATGGGCAGAGCGGTAATGGTGGGCAGGGGACCGACAGGGGCCGGGGTTCTCGTCCTGTCGATACTCATCATTCTCACCACGGAGAGCTGTGGAGGGCAGAAAG GTGATGGCTGTGGCCCCAGTGTACTTGGCCCCGAGAGTGGGACTCTGTCCTCTCTGGGGTACCCAAGGACGTACCCGAACAACACTGTGTGCGAGTGGGAGATCAGTGTGCCGCGTGACAAGAGGATCCATTTTCTCTTTGCTTTATTGGACATAGAAGACAGCGACTGCCAGGTCAACTACCTCCGCCTGTACAACGGCATCGGACCAAACAGGAGCGAGATTG TCAAGCTCTGCGGGTTGGGTCTGAAGGTTGAACATCTGATCAATTCCACTGGCAACGAGGCCACTGTGCAGTTTATGAGTGGGACCCACCATACTGGACGTGGTTTCTACCTGTCCTACTCCACCACTGAACACGCAG ATCTAATCACCTGCGTGGACAAGGGAATGAACTTCACCGAGGCAGCGTACAG GAAATACTGTCCGGCAGGCTGCTTGACATCTACAGAGGAGATTTCTGGAACTATACCCAATGGTTACAGAGAG TCTTCCCCTCTGTGTGTGGCAGCAATCCATGCAGGTGTGGTGTCCAATGCAGCAGGCGGGAATATCAGTGTGGTCAACAGCAAAGGCATCTCTCACTATGAGGGCACACTGGCTAACAATGTCACTTCCACTGT AGGAACTCGGTCAGACAGCCTGTTCACCTTCACGACCAACG GCTGCTATGGAACGCTGGGTTTGGCATCGGGGGGCGTTGCTGATACTCAGCTCAGTGCTTCGTCTGCGTTGGACTGGAGCACTCGTGTGTGGGCACCATCAGGGGCACGGCTCAAAAAGGAGGGACTGCCATGGGCCCCTTCTCAGAGTGACCAGCTGCAGTGGCTGCAGGTAGATCTCAAGAAGGAGAAGCGGATCACAG GAATCATCACCACTGGTTCTGCCCTCAGCGAGGAAAAGTGCTATGTTTCAGCGTACCGGGTCCTGTACAGTAACGACGGCAAACAGTGGTCCGGCTACAAAGAATCAAATTCTGTACAAGACAAG ATTTTCCAAGGCAACAACAACTACGGAGACGAGGTGAGGAATAACTTCATTCCACCAATCGTGGCCCGGTTTGTGAGGATCAATCCCATCTCGTGGTACAAGAGAATTGCACTCAAGTTGGAGCTGCTTGGCTGCCAAGTTCCTTCAG AAAGGCGAACGTCAGATTTGAGGCCAAGGATGTCCCCTCCCCGTCATACTCCAGGAGCTGCCGGCACAAAACATCCACCTCACCTTGGCCAAACAACACCTACCCCGAACATCAGAAACACCACCATGCCTCCCCACACTG ATGTGACTCTGGCAGCAGTCCTGGTTCCCGTGTTGGTCATGGTCCTGACTCTCATCCTGATTGTGGTTTGTGCTTGTCACTGGAAGAACAG GAAAAAGACTTCTGAAGGAACGTATGATCTTCCTCACTTGGATGGCACAG CAGACTGGTGGAAAAGCATGAAGCAGCTACTGCCCTCCAAGATGGTGGAGACGGAGGATTCGGTGCGATACAGCAGCAGTGAAGTCAGCCGGCTAACGGGGAGGGGTGTCGTACCAGGGCTACATGCTGAGCCTGCAG AATATGCCCAACCGCTCGTAAGTGGCGTAACAACGCTAGGAGCAAGGTCAACCTTTAAACCAGATGATGGGCCTTCCCCAGGATACTCTGATCCAGACCTGTATGACGCCCCCATCTCTTCAGGTTTATGCCACGCCTACGCCGAACCCCTGCCATCTTCAGGATCTGAATACGCTACGCCCATTGTGGTTGACATGGGTTTGAAGCAGCCCTCGACTTTGTGTAATTTCATGGGCGCCAGGCCTGGCTCACTGAATCCATGGACAGACAGTGGCCAGTCAGGGAGCATGGCATACGATAGACCCAAAACTTCCACTGAACTTGCCACGCCCACTGAGGATCTGACTTATCAGGTACCTCAAAAAAGCACTCAAAAGCCAACAGGACAGGGCTGA
- the dcbld2 gene encoding discoidin, CUB and LCCL domain-containing protein 2 isoform X2: protein MGRAVMVGRGPTGAGVLVLSILIILTTESCGGQKGDGCGPSVLGPESGTLSSLGYPRTYPNNTVCEWEISVPRDKRIHFLFALLDIEDSDCQVNYLRLYNGIGPNRSEIVKLCGLGLKVEHLINSTGNEATVQFMSGTHHTGRGFYLSYSTTEHADLITCVDKGMNFTEAAYRKYCPAGCLTSTEEISGTIPNGYRESSPLCVAAIHAGVVSNAAGGNISVVNSKGISHYEGTLANNVTSTVGTRSDSLFTFTTNGCYGTLGLASGGVADTQLSASSALDWSTRVWAPSGARLKKEGLPWAPSQSDQLQWLQVDLKKEKRITGIITTGSALSEEKCYVSAYRVLYSNDGKQWSGYKESNSVQDKIFQGNNNYGDEVRNNFIPPIVARFVRINPISWYKRIALKLELLGCQVPSERRTSDLRPRMSPPRHTPGAAGTKHPPHLGQTTPTPNIRNTTMPPHTGKDVTLAAVLVPVLVMVLTLILIVVCACHWKNRKKTSEGTYDLPHLDGTADWWKSMKQLLPSKMVETEDSVRYSSSEVSRLTGRGVVPGLHAEPAEYAQPLVSGVTTLGARSTFKPDDGPSPGYSDPDLYDAPISSGLCHAYAEPLPSSGSEYATPIVVDMGLKQPSTLCNFMGARPGSLNPWTDSGQSGSMAYDRPKTSTELATPTEDLTYQVPQKSTQKPTGQG from the exons ATGGGCAGAGCGGTAATGGTGGGCAGGGGACCGACAGGGGCCGGGGTTCTCGTCCTGTCGATACTCATCATTCTCACCACGGAGAGCTGTGGAGGGCAGAAAG GTGATGGCTGTGGCCCCAGTGTACTTGGCCCCGAGAGTGGGACTCTGTCCTCTCTGGGGTACCCAAGGACGTACCCGAACAACACTGTGTGCGAGTGGGAGATCAGTGTGCCGCGTGACAAGAGGATCCATTTTCTCTTTGCTTTATTGGACATAGAAGACAGCGACTGCCAGGTCAACTACCTCCGCCTGTACAACGGCATCGGACCAAACAGGAGCGAGATTG TCAAGCTCTGCGGGTTGGGTCTGAAGGTTGAACATCTGATCAATTCCACTGGCAACGAGGCCACTGTGCAGTTTATGAGTGGGACCCACCATACTGGACGTGGTTTCTACCTGTCCTACTCCACCACTGAACACGCAG ATCTAATCACCTGCGTGGACAAGGGAATGAACTTCACCGAGGCAGCGTACAG GAAATACTGTCCGGCAGGCTGCTTGACATCTACAGAGGAGATTTCTGGAACTATACCCAATGGTTACAGAGAG TCTTCCCCTCTGTGTGTGGCAGCAATCCATGCAGGTGTGGTGTCCAATGCAGCAGGCGGGAATATCAGTGTGGTCAACAGCAAAGGCATCTCTCACTATGAGGGCACACTGGCTAACAATGTCACTTCCACTGT AGGAACTCGGTCAGACAGCCTGTTCACCTTCACGACCAACG GCTGCTATGGAACGCTGGGTTTGGCATCGGGGGGCGTTGCTGATACTCAGCTCAGTGCTTCGTCTGCGTTGGACTGGAGCACTCGTGTGTGGGCACCATCAGGGGCACGGCTCAAAAAGGAGGGACTGCCATGGGCCCCTTCTCAGAGTGACCAGCTGCAGTGGCTGCAGGTAGATCTCAAGAAGGAGAAGCGGATCACAG GAATCATCACCACTGGTTCTGCCCTCAGCGAGGAAAAGTGCTATGTTTCAGCGTACCGGGTCCTGTACAGTAACGACGGCAAACAGTGGTCCGGCTACAAAGAATCAAATTCTGTACAAGACAAG ATTTTCCAAGGCAACAACAACTACGGAGACGAGGTGAGGAATAACTTCATTCCACCAATCGTGGCCCGGTTTGTGAGGATCAATCCCATCTCGTGGTACAAGAGAATTGCACTCAAGTTGGAGCTGCTTGGCTGCCAAGTTCCTTCAG AAAGGCGAACGTCAGATTTGAGGCCAAGGATGTCCCCTCCCCGTCATACTCCAGGAGCTGCCGGCACAAAACATCCACCTCACCTTGGCCAAACAACACCTACCCCGAACATCAGAAACACCACCATGCCTCCCCACACTGGTAAAG ATGTGACTCTGGCAGCAGTCCTGGTTCCCGTGTTGGTCATGGTCCTGACTCTCATCCTGATTGTGGTTTGTGCTTGTCACTGGAAGAACAG GAAAAAGACTTCTGAAGGAACGTATGATCTTCCTCACTTGGATGGCACAG CAGACTGGTGGAAAAGCATGAAGCAGCTACTGCCCTCCAAGATGGTGGAGACGGAGGATTCGGTGCGATACAGCAGCAGTGAAGTCAGCCGGCTAACGGGGAGGGGTGTCGTACCAGGGCTACATGCTGAGCCTGCAG AATATGCCCAACCGCTCGTAAGTGGCGTAACAACGCTAGGAGCAAGGTCAACCTTTAAACCAGATGATGGGCCTTCCCCAGGATACTCTGATCCAGACCTGTATGACGCCCCCATCTCTTCAGGTTTATGCCACGCCTACGCCGAACCCCTGCCATCTTCAGGATCTGAATACGCTACGCCCATTGTGGTTGACATGGGTTTGAAGCAGCCCTCGACTTTGTGTAATTTCATGGGCGCCAGGCCTGGCTCACTGAATCCATGGACAGACAGTGGCCAGTCAGGGAGCATGGCATACGATAGACCCAAAACTTCCACTGAACTTGCCACGCCCACTGAGGATCTGACTTATCAGGTACCTCAAAAAAGCACTCAAAAGCCAACAGGACAGGGCTGA
- the dcbld2 gene encoding discoidin, CUB and LCCL domain-containing protein 2 isoform X3 codes for MGRAVMVGRGPTGAGVLVLSILIILTTESCGGQKGDGCGPSVLGPESGTLSSLGYPRTYPNNTVCEWEISVPRDKRIHFLFALLDIEDSDCQVNYLRLYNGIGPNRSEIVKLCGLGLKVEHLINSTGNEATVQFMSGTHHTGRGFYLSYSTTEHADLITCVDKGMNFTEAAYRKYCPAGCLTSTEEISGTIPNGYRESSPLCVAAIHAGVVSNAAGGNISVVNSKGISHYEGTLANNVTSTVGTRSDSLFTFTTNGCYGTLGLASGGVADTQLSASSALDWSTRVWAPSGARLKKEGLPWAPSQSDQLQWLQVDLKKEKRITGIITTGSALSEEKCYVSAYRVLYSNDGKQWSGYKESNSVQDKIFQGNNNYGDEVRNNFIPPIVARFVRINPISWYKRIALKLELLGCQVPSERRTSDLRPRMSPPRHTPGAAGTKHPPHLGQTTPTPNIRNTTMPPHTGKDVTLAAVLVPVLVMVLTLILIVVCACHWKNRKKTSEGTYDLPHLDGTDWWKSMKQLLPSKMVETEDSVRYSSSEVSRLTGRGVVPGLHAEPAEYAQPLVSGVTTLGARSTFKPDDGPSPGYSDPDLYDAPISSGLCHAYAEPLPSSGSEYATPIVVDMGLKQPSTLCNFMGARPGSLNPWTDSGQSGSMAYDRPKTSTELATPTEDLTYQVPQKSTQKPTGQG; via the exons ATGGGCAGAGCGGTAATGGTGGGCAGGGGACCGACAGGGGCCGGGGTTCTCGTCCTGTCGATACTCATCATTCTCACCACGGAGAGCTGTGGAGGGCAGAAAG GTGATGGCTGTGGCCCCAGTGTACTTGGCCCCGAGAGTGGGACTCTGTCCTCTCTGGGGTACCCAAGGACGTACCCGAACAACACTGTGTGCGAGTGGGAGATCAGTGTGCCGCGTGACAAGAGGATCCATTTTCTCTTTGCTTTATTGGACATAGAAGACAGCGACTGCCAGGTCAACTACCTCCGCCTGTACAACGGCATCGGACCAAACAGGAGCGAGATTG TCAAGCTCTGCGGGTTGGGTCTGAAGGTTGAACATCTGATCAATTCCACTGGCAACGAGGCCACTGTGCAGTTTATGAGTGGGACCCACCATACTGGACGTGGTTTCTACCTGTCCTACTCCACCACTGAACACGCAG ATCTAATCACCTGCGTGGACAAGGGAATGAACTTCACCGAGGCAGCGTACAG GAAATACTGTCCGGCAGGCTGCTTGACATCTACAGAGGAGATTTCTGGAACTATACCCAATGGTTACAGAGAG TCTTCCCCTCTGTGTGTGGCAGCAATCCATGCAGGTGTGGTGTCCAATGCAGCAGGCGGGAATATCAGTGTGGTCAACAGCAAAGGCATCTCTCACTATGAGGGCACACTGGCTAACAATGTCACTTCCACTGT AGGAACTCGGTCAGACAGCCTGTTCACCTTCACGACCAACG GCTGCTATGGAACGCTGGGTTTGGCATCGGGGGGCGTTGCTGATACTCAGCTCAGTGCTTCGTCTGCGTTGGACTGGAGCACTCGTGTGTGGGCACCATCAGGGGCACGGCTCAAAAAGGAGGGACTGCCATGGGCCCCTTCTCAGAGTGACCAGCTGCAGTGGCTGCAGGTAGATCTCAAGAAGGAGAAGCGGATCACAG GAATCATCACCACTGGTTCTGCCCTCAGCGAGGAAAAGTGCTATGTTTCAGCGTACCGGGTCCTGTACAGTAACGACGGCAAACAGTGGTCCGGCTACAAAGAATCAAATTCTGTACAAGACAAG ATTTTCCAAGGCAACAACAACTACGGAGACGAGGTGAGGAATAACTTCATTCCACCAATCGTGGCCCGGTTTGTGAGGATCAATCCCATCTCGTGGTACAAGAGAATTGCACTCAAGTTGGAGCTGCTTGGCTGCCAAGTTCCTTCAG AAAGGCGAACGTCAGATTTGAGGCCAAGGATGTCCCCTCCCCGTCATACTCCAGGAGCTGCCGGCACAAAACATCCACCTCACCTTGGCCAAACAACACCTACCCCGAACATCAGAAACACCACCATGCCTCCCCACACTGGTAAAG ATGTGACTCTGGCAGCAGTCCTGGTTCCCGTGTTGGTCATGGTCCTGACTCTCATCCTGATTGTGGTTTGTGCTTGTCACTGGAAGAACAG GAAAAAGACTTCTGAAGGAACGTATGATCTTCCTCACTTGGATGGCACAG ACTGGTGGAAAAGCATGAAGCAGCTACTGCCCTCCAAGATGGTGGAGACGGAGGATTCGGTGCGATACAGCAGCAGTGAAGTCAGCCGGCTAACGGGGAGGGGTGTCGTACCAGGGCTACATGCTGAGCCTGCAG AATATGCCCAACCGCTCGTAAGTGGCGTAACAACGCTAGGAGCAAGGTCAACCTTTAAACCAGATGATGGGCCTTCCCCAGGATACTCTGATCCAGACCTGTATGACGCCCCCATCTCTTCAGGTTTATGCCACGCCTACGCCGAACCCCTGCCATCTTCAGGATCTGAATACGCTACGCCCATTGTGGTTGACATGGGTTTGAAGCAGCCCTCGACTTTGTGTAATTTCATGGGCGCCAGGCCTGGCTCACTGAATCCATGGACAGACAGTGGCCAGTCAGGGAGCATGGCATACGATAGACCCAAAACTTCCACTGAACTTGCCACGCCCACTGAGGATCTGACTTATCAGGTACCTCAAAAAAGCACTCAAAAGCCAACAGGACAGGGCTGA
- the tmem30c gene encoding transmembrane protein 30C has product MGKVKGKPGPLARRPDNSAFKQQRLPAWSPMLTANTVLPFFYFMALICLLLGVWLLLTVQNTQEMKLDYTEAETCNKCFEMRKNVSNANETCICTVNFRIDKPFEGDVFFYYGLRNFHQNLRRYMDSRDDGQTVGRKKNLKDPSSYCEPFLKDPSGRPIAPCGAVANSIFNDSFTLRYHYSNGIGEVPLLREGLTWYTDKYIKFRNPTTDNLTLAQVFEGTAPPPYWQKPVYKLDPSNPMNNGFINDDFIVWMREAAFPNFKKLYGILFRNDNPFTKGLPAGNYSIDISYNFPVQYFRGRKEVVLTTVTWFGGQNHFLPIAYLVTSSLILLTAVVLTVVWWKFGKDGKNMKE; this is encoded by the exons ATGGGGAAGGTGAAAGGCAAGCCCGGGCCCTTGGCTCGGAGACCCGACAACTCCGCTTTCAAACAGCAGCGGTTACCTGCCTGGTCTccaatgctaactgctaacacCGTGCTGCCTTTTTTCTACTTTATGGCTTTGATTTGTCTGCTGTTGGGAGTATGGCTGCTTCTCACTGTGCAGAACACCCAGGAAATGAAG CTGGACTACACAGAGGCCGAAACCTGCAACAAGTGTTTTGAAATGCGTAAAAATGTGAGCAACGCAAACGAGACCTGCATCTGCACAGTGAATTTTAGGATTGACAAACCATTTGAG ggagATGTCTTTTTCTACTACGGACTCCGTAACTTTCATCAGAACCTTCGCAGATACATGGACTCCAGAGATGATGGGCAGACAGTTGGAAGGAAGAAAAATTTAAAG GACCCAAGTTCATATTGTGAGCCATTTTTGAAAGATCCCAGCGGACGCCCGATTGCTCCCTGTGGCGCTGTGGCCAATAGCATCTTCAACG ACTCCTTCACCCTGCGGTATCATTATTCCAACGGCATAGGTGAGGTTCCTTTGTTGCGGGAAGGCCTCACGTGGTACACGGACAAATACATCAAATTCCGCAACCCAACAACTGACAACTTGACTCTAGCGCAAGTGTTTGAAG GAACGGCGCCACCTCCATACTGGCAGAAACCCGTGTACAAGCTCGATCCTTCCAATCCCATGAACAACGGTTTCATCAATGACGATTTCATTGTATGGATGAGGGAGGCAGCTTTCCCCAACTTCAAGAAACTTTATGGAATCTTATTCCGAAACGACAACCCCTTCACGAAGGGGCTTCCAGCAGGCAATTACAGCATCGATATATCCTACA ACTTTCCCGTGCAGTATTTTCGAGGCAGAAAGGAAGTGGTGCTGACAACGGTGACCTGGTTTGGAGGTCAGAACCATTTCCTGCCTATTGCTTACCTCGTAACCAGCAGCCTGATCCTCCTGACAGCCGTCGTCCTCACGGTGGTCTGGTGGAAGTTTGGAAAAGATGGGAAGAACATGAAGGAGTGA
- the dcbld2 gene encoding discoidin, CUB and LCCL domain-containing protein 2 isoform X1, giving the protein MGRAVMVGRGPTGAGVLVLSILIILTTESCGGQKGDGCGPSVLGPESGTLSSLGYPRTYPNNTVCEWEISVPRDKRIHFLFALLDIEDSDCQVNYLRLYNGIGPNRSEIVKLCGLGLKVEHLINSTGNEATVQFMSGTHHTGRGFYLSYSTTEHADLITCVDKGMNFTEAAYRKYCPAGCLTSTEEISGTIPNGYRESSPLCVAAIHAGVVSNAAGGNISVVNSKGISHYEGTLANNVTSTVGTRSDSLFTFTTNGCYGTLGLASGGVADTQLSASSALDWSTRVWAPSGARLKKEGLPWAPSQSDQLQWLQVDLKKEKRITGIITTGSALSEEKCYVSAYRVLYSNDGKQWSGYKESNSVQDKIFQGNNNYGDEVRNNFIPPIVARFVRINPISWYKRIALKLELLGCQVPSERRTSDLRPRMSPPRHTPGAAGTKHPPHLGQTTPTPNIRNTTMPPHTGKDVTLAAVLVPVLVMVLTLILIVVCACHWKNRKKTSEGTYDLPHLDGTGMSSPCRTAQFTWMCFVDLLLHLCASVADWWKSMKQLLPSKMVETEDSVRYSSSEVSRLTGRGVVPGLHAEPAEYAQPLVSGVTTLGARSTFKPDDGPSPGYSDPDLYDAPISSGLCHAYAEPLPSSGSEYATPIVVDMGLKQPSTLCNFMGARPGSLNPWTDSGQSGSMAYDRPKTSTELATPTEDLTYQVPQKSTQKPTGQG; this is encoded by the exons ATGGGCAGAGCGGTAATGGTGGGCAGGGGACCGACAGGGGCCGGGGTTCTCGTCCTGTCGATACTCATCATTCTCACCACGGAGAGCTGTGGAGGGCAGAAAG GTGATGGCTGTGGCCCCAGTGTACTTGGCCCCGAGAGTGGGACTCTGTCCTCTCTGGGGTACCCAAGGACGTACCCGAACAACACTGTGTGCGAGTGGGAGATCAGTGTGCCGCGTGACAAGAGGATCCATTTTCTCTTTGCTTTATTGGACATAGAAGACAGCGACTGCCAGGTCAACTACCTCCGCCTGTACAACGGCATCGGACCAAACAGGAGCGAGATTG TCAAGCTCTGCGGGTTGGGTCTGAAGGTTGAACATCTGATCAATTCCACTGGCAACGAGGCCACTGTGCAGTTTATGAGTGGGACCCACCATACTGGACGTGGTTTCTACCTGTCCTACTCCACCACTGAACACGCAG ATCTAATCACCTGCGTGGACAAGGGAATGAACTTCACCGAGGCAGCGTACAG GAAATACTGTCCGGCAGGCTGCTTGACATCTACAGAGGAGATTTCTGGAACTATACCCAATGGTTACAGAGAG TCTTCCCCTCTGTGTGTGGCAGCAATCCATGCAGGTGTGGTGTCCAATGCAGCAGGCGGGAATATCAGTGTGGTCAACAGCAAAGGCATCTCTCACTATGAGGGCACACTGGCTAACAATGTCACTTCCACTGT AGGAACTCGGTCAGACAGCCTGTTCACCTTCACGACCAACG GCTGCTATGGAACGCTGGGTTTGGCATCGGGGGGCGTTGCTGATACTCAGCTCAGTGCTTCGTCTGCGTTGGACTGGAGCACTCGTGTGTGGGCACCATCAGGGGCACGGCTCAAAAAGGAGGGACTGCCATGGGCCCCTTCTCAGAGTGACCAGCTGCAGTGGCTGCAGGTAGATCTCAAGAAGGAGAAGCGGATCACAG GAATCATCACCACTGGTTCTGCCCTCAGCGAGGAAAAGTGCTATGTTTCAGCGTACCGGGTCCTGTACAGTAACGACGGCAAACAGTGGTCCGGCTACAAAGAATCAAATTCTGTACAAGACAAG ATTTTCCAAGGCAACAACAACTACGGAGACGAGGTGAGGAATAACTTCATTCCACCAATCGTGGCCCGGTTTGTGAGGATCAATCCCATCTCGTGGTACAAGAGAATTGCACTCAAGTTGGAGCTGCTTGGCTGCCAAGTTCCTTCAG AAAGGCGAACGTCAGATTTGAGGCCAAGGATGTCCCCTCCCCGTCATACTCCAGGAGCTGCCGGCACAAAACATCCACCTCACCTTGGCCAAACAACACCTACCCCGAACATCAGAAACACCACCATGCCTCCCCACACTGGTAAAG ATGTGACTCTGGCAGCAGTCCTGGTTCCCGTGTTGGTCATGGTCCTGACTCTCATCCTGATTGTGGTTTGTGCTTGTCACTGGAAGAACAG GAAAAAGACTTCTGAAGGAACGTATGATCTTCCTCACTTGGATGGCACAGGTATGTCATCGCCGTGCAGGACAGCTCAGTTTACCtggatgtgttttgtggacttgctGTTGCATCTCTGTGCATCTGTAGCAGACTGGTGGAAAAGCATGAAGCAGCTACTGCCCTCCAAGATGGTGGAGACGGAGGATTCGGTGCGATACAGCAGCAGTGAAGTCAGCCGGCTAACGGGGAGGGGTGTCGTACCAGGGCTACATGCTGAGCCTGCAG AATATGCCCAACCGCTCGTAAGTGGCGTAACAACGCTAGGAGCAAGGTCAACCTTTAAACCAGATGATGGGCCTTCCCCAGGATACTCTGATCCAGACCTGTATGACGCCCCCATCTCTTCAGGTTTATGCCACGCCTACGCCGAACCCCTGCCATCTTCAGGATCTGAATACGCTACGCCCATTGTGGTTGACATGGGTTTGAAGCAGCCCTCGACTTTGTGTAATTTCATGGGCGCCAGGCCTGGCTCACTGAATCCATGGACAGACAGTGGCCAGTCAGGGAGCATGGCATACGATAGACCCAAAACTTCCACTGAACTTGCCACGCCCACTGAGGATCTGACTTATCAGGTACCTCAAAAAAGCACTCAAAAGCCAACAGGACAGGGCTGA